In one window of Bemisia tabaci chromosome 6, PGI_BMITA_v3 DNA:
- the Cralbp gene encoding alpha-tocopherol transfer protein-like, which translates to MSANDSASCTDVIKGRGKELPKKEVERIAQDELRETKNVRETALQQFREWVAKNKDISSVRTDASFLLRFLRVKKFSLPMAQQTLLKYLNLRKTLSHYFSLISYEDAALMHILTNGFIFASPIRDSLGRRVIIYVIDKFDPYKYGCGIMAQVFLMTFETVLEDDVTQITGVTHFADLHGASAAYVTLWSPLEFVRAVRWGEQSMPMRNKCVNIFNCPTSVRYILDFCRGLLSTKLKSRFFIHDSIDGLKSKIDAKCLPKEYGGEIPMSEMLELWKKEVWAKKDLILANKEMQIHDTSGIQTRKSRSGCQPLNNTETNIMAVSGSFRQLNVD; encoded by the exons ATGAGTGCTAATGACTCTGCCTCATGCACGGACGTCATTAAAGGCAGAGGGAAAGAACTACCTAAGAAAGAAGTGGAACGAATTGCACAAGATGAGCTGCGTGAAACTAAAAATGTACGTGAAACCGCCCTCCAGCAGTTCAGAGAATGGGTTGCTAAAAACAAAGACATTTCATCAGTCAGAACAG ACGCATCTTTCCTACTACGATTCCTCAGAGTGAAAAAATTTAGTTTACCAATGGCCCAACAAACTTTACTCAAGTATTTGAACTTGAGGAAAACGTTATCACACTACTTCAGTTTAATTAGCTACGAGGATGCGGCACTCATGCACATACTGACCAATGG GTTCATTTTCGCCTCACCAATCAGAGACTCTCTCGGTAGGAGAGTGATAATCTACGTTATTG ATAAATTCGATCCATACAAATATGGCTGTGGTATTATGGCTCAGGTTTTCTTGATGACGTTTGAAACCGTCCTTGAAGATGACGTCACTCAAATCACCGGAGTCACGCATTTTGCAGACTTGCACGGCGCATCAGCTGCTTACGTCACACTCTGGTCGCCGTTAGAGTTTGTGCGAGCTGTCAGATGGGGTGAG CAATCAATGCCAATGAGAAACAAGTgcgtaaatattttcaattgcCCGACGTCTGTGAGATACATACTCGACTTCTGTAGAGGACTCCTAAGTACTAAAttaaaatccagatttttc ATCCATGACAGCATCGATGGTCTCAAATCTAAAATTGATGCGAAATGTTTGCCAAAAGAATACGGTGGGGAAATTCCTATGAGCGAAATGCTTG AGTTGTGGAAGAAAGAAGTCTGGGCGAAAAAAGATCTGATTTTGGCAAACAAGGAAATGCAGATACATGATACCAGTGGGATTCAAACCCGCAAAAGTAGAAGTGGATGCCAGCCGCTCAACAACACcgaaaccaacatcatggccgTCAGCGGCAGTTTTCGACAATTAAATGTTGATTAG